The Planococcus liqunii genome includes a region encoding these proteins:
- a CDS encoding MBL fold metallo-hydrolase, whose product MERSSSTEKILPVTSIRDGSGTEVVPGVYCYTVQIANVFFIGNPEISNEWVLVDAGMPGSGHRILSKAADLFGPDHRLKAIILTHGHFDHVGGLIDILEEHRVPVYAHPLEFSYLKGASDYPAPDHEVDGGTVAKMSWEFPHKAIDISAHLQELPANGTVPEMPGWQWIHTPGHTEGHVSLFRDHGRVLLAGDAFVTVKQDSLYKVLTQKREVHGPPVYLTPDWRSAWESIVKIVELRPSVAATGHGKPMRGAALAKGLVNLANNFQEVAVPKYGKFVEQPKAQ is encoded by the coding sequence ATGGAAAGAAGTTCATCAACTGAAAAAATTTTGCCGGTAACGTCCATCCGGGACGGTTCAGGCACGGAAGTGGTGCCTGGAGTTTATTGCTACACCGTTCAAATTGCAAACGTCTTTTTTATCGGCAATCCTGAAATCAGCAACGAATGGGTATTGGTCGATGCCGGAATGCCAGGTTCGGGCCATCGCATCCTATCTAAAGCCGCAGACCTTTTCGGGCCCGATCACCGGTTAAAAGCCATTATCCTGACCCATGGCCATTTTGACCATGTCGGCGGCTTGATTGATATTCTCGAAGAACACCGGGTTCCGGTCTATGCCCACCCTCTTGAATTTTCATACTTGAAAGGAGCTTCCGATTACCCGGCACCGGACCACGAAGTGGACGGCGGAACGGTAGCCAAAATGTCGTGGGAGTTCCCGCATAAAGCAATCGATATTTCCGCACACCTCCAGGAGCTTCCAGCAAATGGCACGGTCCCTGAAATGCCGGGCTGGCAATGGATTCATACGCCTGGACACACCGAAGGCCATGTCTCCCTATTCCGGGATCATGGACGGGTATTGCTTGCCGGCGATGCATTTGTCACCGTCAAACAAGATTCCCTTTACAAAGTGCTGACGCAAAAACGGGAAGTGCACGGCCCACCGGTATATTTAACGCCCGATTGGCGTTCCGCTTGGGAATCCATTGTTAAGATTGTCGAACTTCGGCCTTCAGTCGCAGCAACCGGACACGGAAAACCGATGCGCGGCGCAGCCCTTGCCAAAGGCTTAGTGAATTTAGCCAATAATTTTCAGGAAGTCGCTGTACCTAAATACGGTAAATTTGTAGAACAGCCAAAAGCCCAGTAA
- a CDS encoding helix-turn-helix domain-containing protein: METLGERIKKLRKEKGLTLQTLAGEVLTKGMLSLIENNKAKPSMESLAYIAGQLGVHPNELLEEVPTTELRELLQEVETLYKADLYQPDDFKPIVDKIEPYAEKLPYRYESARLLEIYSRCLYYAKFPDWQPVLERAEAMYEGLHLINNSADVHMFRAMVTFQQHDYAEALKMLQDSRRSFEERDAVIDSLKKLDFDFLEAILYFAIGEDMEALRVLKEGIDYSREHQIYYKINDLYRVMSFHAMLSGDLQRKGYYVSKLRLFAEFSEDEKIETTLDLLEAHYLNSFAHDYEKATPIIDFNLEKYKDEDNFQFYLEKGKALYGLKKMDEALYWLQKHQIYEHLHHPYDLSMNYEKDAYLALIYEQQGQHDLAVKHAAIAKENIEPMLDLPYKKFILDVYWQITQ; encoded by the coding sequence GTGGAAACATTGGGCGAACGCATCAAGAAATTGCGCAAAGAAAAAGGCCTTACATTGCAGACACTCGCAGGTGAAGTTCTGACGAAAGGCATGCTTAGCTTGATTGAAAACAACAAAGCCAAACCTTCCATGGAAAGCTTAGCTTATATAGCGGGACAGCTCGGTGTCCATCCGAATGAATTGCTTGAGGAAGTCCCGACAACGGAACTGCGCGAATTGCTTCAGGAAGTTGAAACGCTTTATAAAGCAGATCTGTATCAGCCGGATGATTTCAAACCCATTGTCGATAAGATCGAACCGTATGCCGAAAAGCTGCCCTACCGCTACGAGTCCGCCCGGCTTTTGGAAATCTATAGCCGCTGTCTGTACTATGCAAAATTTCCGGACTGGCAGCCGGTACTGGAACGGGCGGAAGCCATGTACGAAGGGCTGCATTTAATCAATAACAGCGCCGATGTCCATATGTTCCGGGCCATGGTAACGTTTCAGCAGCACGACTACGCGGAAGCCTTGAAAATGCTGCAGGACTCACGGCGCTCTTTCGAAGAACGGGATGCCGTCATTGATTCTTTGAAAAAACTCGACTTCGATTTTCTGGAAGCCATCCTATACTTTGCCATTGGAGAAGATATGGAAGCGCTCCGCGTTTTAAAAGAAGGCATTGATTATTCACGAGAACATCAAATTTACTACAAGATCAACGACCTTTACCGGGTGATGAGTTTCCATGCCATGCTTTCAGGCGATCTTCAACGGAAAGGATATTACGTCAGCAAACTTCGGTTGTTCGCCGAGTTTTCGGAAGACGAAAAGATTGAAACGACTCTTGATCTGTTAGAAGCTCATTACCTTAATTCCTTCGCACATGACTATGAAAAAGCGACCCCTATAATCGATTTCAATCTTGAAAAATACAAAGACGAAGACAATTTTCAATTTTATTTGGAGAAAGGGAAAGCATTATATGGGCTGAAAAAAATGGATGAAGCGCTTTATTGGCTACAAAAGCATCAGATCTACGAACACCTTCACCATCCTTACGACTTATCAATGAATTACGAAAAAGACGCGTACTTGGCGCTGATTTATGAACAGCAAGGCCAACATGATTTAGCAGTGAAGCACGCGGCCATCGCCAAAGAAAATATCGAACCGATGCTGGACTTGCCTTATAAAAAATTCATCTTGGATGTATACTGGCAGATCACCCAATAA
- a CDS encoding phytoene/squalene synthase family protein codes for MSKVANLQKESMVMLKETSRTFFIPINFLEPTLKKTVASAYLCMRAIDEIEDHPEMDDDIKRHLLLTISEMLQTDFDRDRYQELIRPYLHILPPVTQRLADWISVCPEEIVGKINQSTAIMAGGMAKWVEKKWVIHTKEELDDYTYYVAGLVGTMLSDLWKWHDGTETDPELAIAFGRGLQAVNMLRNYDEDLERGVTFVPDGWNRDDMFNYANNNLAQADLYVKSIKNKRILMFCKVPLALAHSTLKALKSGKEKMTRKEVEGIVEQLKQEEKID; via the coding sequence ATGAGTAAAGTCGCGAATTTGCAAAAAGAGTCCATGGTCATGTTGAAAGAAACAAGCCGGACTTTTTTCATCCCAATCAATTTTTTAGAACCGACATTGAAAAAAACCGTTGCTTCCGCATACCTTTGCATGCGCGCAATCGACGAAATTGAAGACCATCCCGAAATGGATGACGACATCAAACGGCATTTGCTGCTGACTATCAGTGAAATGCTTCAAACTGATTTCGACCGTGACCGCTATCAGGAACTGATTCGCCCATATCTACATATTTTGCCTCCTGTAACTCAGCGCCTTGCTGACTGGATCAGCGTCTGTCCTGAGGAAATTGTCGGCAAAATCAACCAATCGACCGCTATTATGGCAGGCGGCATGGCCAAGTGGGTAGAGAAAAAATGGGTCATCCACACAAAAGAAGAGCTGGATGACTACACTTACTATGTTGCGGGCCTTGTCGGTACGATGTTGTCCGATTTATGGAAATGGCACGACGGCACGGAAACTGATCCGGAGCTTGCCATTGCTTTCGGGCGCGGGTTGCAGGCTGTTAACATGCTGCGGAACTACGATGAAGATCTTGAACGCGGTGTTACCTTTGTGCCAGACGGCTGGAACCGCGATGATATGTTTAATTACGCCAATAATAATTTGGCCCAAGCAGACCTGTACGTTAAATCCATTAAAAACAAACGCATTTTGATGTTCTGCAAAGTACCGCTCGCACTTGCCCACAGTACGTTGAAAGCGTTGAAATCGGGCAAAGAAAAAATGACCCGCAAAGAGGTTGAAGGCATTGTGGAACAACTGAAGCAAGAAGAAAAAATCGATTAG
- a CDS encoding SDR family oxidoreductase, which yields MEKDKPENLPPQEQERQPGFESKMTPEPDFTGNLAGKAQRLPGKTALITGGDSGIGRAVAVAFAKEGADVAIAYLDEHEDAEETKKYVEKEGKRCLLIAGDIGDEAFCQEAVQKVIDEFGQLDILVNNAAEQHLQDSLKDITAEQLERTFRTNVFGMFHVTKAALDHLKPGSSIINTTSITAFQGMPTLIDYSSTKGAILSFTRALSGSLAEQGIRVNAVAPGPIWTPLIPASFPAEQVESFGKNTPLGRAGQPDELAPGYVYLASDDSSYVTGQVLNINGGTPV from the coding sequence ATGGAAAAAGACAAACCAGAAAACTTGCCGCCGCAAGAACAGGAACGCCAACCGGGCTTTGAATCCAAAATGACGCCAGAGCCTGATTTTACCGGCAATCTCGCTGGAAAAGCACAGCGTTTGCCAGGGAAAACGGCATTGATTACCGGTGGGGACAGCGGCATCGGACGCGCAGTTGCCGTAGCTTTTGCAAAAGAAGGGGCAGACGTCGCCATTGCTTATCTGGATGAACATGAAGATGCAGAAGAAACAAAGAAGTATGTTGAAAAAGAAGGGAAGCGCTGCCTCCTGATTGCTGGCGATATCGGCGATGAAGCATTCTGCCAGGAAGCCGTGCAAAAAGTGATCGATGAATTCGGTCAATTGGATATTCTCGTCAACAATGCCGCCGAGCAGCATCTGCAGGATTCGTTGAAAGACATAACGGCGGAGCAATTGGAGCGGACGTTCCGGACAAATGTATTCGGCATGTTCCACGTCACCAAAGCAGCGCTCGACCATTTAAAACCGGGCAGCTCGATTATTAACACCACTTCCATCACGGCTTTCCAGGGAATGCCGACTTTGATCGACTATTCTTCTACAAAAGGGGCCATCCTATCGTTCACACGCGCCTTGTCCGGATCCCTTGCAGAACAAGGAATCCGCGTCAATGCCGTGGCGCCTGGGCCAATTTGGACCCCGCTAATTCCAGCCTCGTTCCCTGCGGAACAGGTAGAGAGCTTCGGCAAGAATACGCCGCTTGGCCGTGCCGGCCAGCCGGATGAACTGGCTCCGGGCTATGTTTACCTGGCGTCAGATGACTCGTCTTACGTAACCGGGCAAGTGTTGAACATCAATGGCGGTACGCCAGTTTAA
- a CDS encoding GNAT family N-acetyltransferase, which translates to MYWCKVARTQSEFDEIAKLNYETFVEEIPQHEPDPSGTRVDSFHGQNIYLIVLADTAIVGMIALRDERPFSLDKKIGKVENFLPHFEKICEIRLMAVRKPHRNGRVFFLLARALSDYCFEQGYDAAVISGTTRQLRLYGQIGFHAFADPVGEGEAVFVPMVTTRQHYAESVAARLQTKRKLFHPGPVQLTERLAAPFQDFPVSHRSSAFQALCQEVRNRLHLLAEANPHILAGSGTLANEAMIAQLKKEQAKGLILVNGEFGKRLKKQADRWQLSFDVVDADWGEAFSLDHISRQLAGGEYGWLLMVHGETSVGMLNDLDAIGELCAELGVKLCVDAVSTFGALPFSLKNVWLATAVSGKAVGTVSGLAIVFSHHEIEPDPHLPAYLDIGLYGNKVPFTLSYPLLKSFKQALAAYPERYSLLQERFETMKMETGTWPALAEGYPMLLTFKAEADFKQFPLDAHLSGFELHAKSGYLVNRNLFQISCIQPSFEADWESLMKFHKVYTEYHQL; encoded by the coding sequence TTGTATTGGTGCAAAGTTGCTCGGACCCAATCTGAATTTGACGAAATCGCCAAATTGAATTATGAAACCTTTGTGGAAGAAATTCCACAGCACGAACCGGATCCATCCGGTACACGCGTTGATTCTTTCCATGGACAAAACATTTATTTGATTGTGCTGGCGGATACGGCCATTGTCGGCATGATTGCGCTTCGCGACGAGCGTCCGTTTTCACTTGATAAGAAAATTGGGAAGGTAGAAAATTTTCTTCCGCATTTTGAAAAAATCTGTGAGATCCGCCTGATGGCTGTACGAAAACCCCATCGCAATGGGCGCGTGTTTTTCCTGTTGGCCCGGGCGTTGTCGGATTACTGTTTTGAACAAGGATACGACGCTGCCGTCATTTCAGGAACGACGAGGCAATTAAGGCTCTACGGCCAAATCGGCTTTCACGCATTTGCCGATCCGGTGGGTGAAGGAGAAGCGGTCTTTGTTCCCATGGTGACGACGCGCCAGCATTATGCAGAATCCGTAGCAGCCAGGCTGCAGACCAAAAGAAAATTGTTTCATCCTGGGCCTGTCCAATTGACCGAAAGACTTGCGGCGCCTTTTCAAGATTTTCCCGTATCCCACCGGTCTTCGGCATTCCAGGCGCTTTGCCAGGAAGTAAGAAACCGGCTGCATCTATTGGCGGAAGCGAATCCGCATATACTGGCTGGAAGCGGCACGCTTGCCAATGAAGCGATGATTGCCCAGTTGAAAAAGGAGCAAGCAAAAGGGCTGATTCTCGTGAACGGGGAATTCGGCAAGCGCCTGAAAAAACAAGCCGACAGATGGCAGCTTTCTTTTGATGTAGTAGATGCCGACTGGGGCGAAGCTTTTTCGCTGGATCATATCAGCAGGCAGCTGGCTGGCGGAGAATATGGCTGGCTGCTAATGGTGCACGGAGAAACGTCTGTCGGCATGCTGAACGATTTGGATGCCATAGGGGAGTTGTGTGCGGAGCTTGGAGTGAAATTATGCGTAGATGCTGTCAGTACATTCGGTGCTCTCCCATTTTCCTTGAAGAACGTCTGGCTCGCCACGGCAGTAAGTGGAAAAGCGGTTGGAACCGTAAGCGGATTAGCCATCGTTTTTTCCCATCACGAAATTGAACCGGATCCGCACCTGCCTGCTTATCTCGATATCGGCTTGTATGGCAACAAAGTGCCGTTCACTTTGTCATATCCGTTATTGAAAAGTTTCAAGCAGGCGCTGGCTGCCTATCCGGAAAGGTATTCGCTCTTGCAGGAACGCTTTGAAACGATGAAAATGGAAACCGGTACTTGGCCCGCTTTAGCGGAAGGCTATCCCATGCTGCTTACGTTCAAAGCAGAAGCGGACTTCAAACAGTTTCCGCTTGATGCACACCTGTCGGGATTTGAATTGCATGCCAAAAGCGGCTATTTGGTAAACCGCAATTTATTTCAAATTTCCTGTATCCAGCCAAGCTTTGAAGCAGATTGGGAATCGCTCATGAAATTTCATAAAGTTTACACGGAATACCACCAATTATAA
- a CDS encoding glycosyltransferase, with protein MTKKALFVSDHGDPLAKLGGKQAGGQNNYVKQLALALEKNGWQIDVVTHWCDASAPQIEKFGTACHVIRIEAGHKGFVSKDEMYTMLPAFYKEMKSTLLLSSYDLVHTHYWLSGLIGKRLKEEFGLPLVHTSHSLGWAKAKATGIRDARRIKAERAILQAADEVLATTNNEKQLIQHNVNSPSPIKVIPIGVDQAFKVRGIRTHLRKKAGYDAPLFVFAGRLEETKGIFTLLEAFQLLIQKGDESLRPRLLIAGGEEDAIDAETRLPLDEKLRNAVKGIEAHVEFLGPQSQEQLSLLFNIATATIVPSYYESFGMVAAEAQACGSPVIASDVGGLKNVVQNGITGLLVDPKNEIDLAIAMEVLSKNTLLVERLSRQAVRIASRDFDWTSISNRVNSMYEVITSAENKTYTGNRPGWNTGG; from the coding sequence ATGACTAAAAAGGCGCTATTTGTTTCTGACCACGGAGATCCGCTGGCAAAATTAGGCGGCAAGCAAGCCGGTGGCCAAAATAACTACGTAAAACAATTAGCTCTTGCCCTTGAAAAAAATGGCTGGCAAATAGATGTCGTTACCCATTGGTGCGACGCTTCAGCACCGCAAATTGAAAAATTCGGAACTGCCTGCCACGTAATCCGCATTGAAGCAGGACATAAAGGTTTCGTATCAAAAGATGAAATGTATACAATGCTTCCGGCATTTTATAAAGAAATGAAAAGCACGCTGCTGCTTTCTTCATATGATCTCGTTCACACGCATTACTGGCTGTCCGGCTTGATCGGAAAACGGTTAAAAGAAGAATTTGGGCTTCCGCTTGTCCATACTTCCCATTCTTTGGGCTGGGCAAAAGCAAAAGCGACAGGAATTCGGGACGCCCGCCGCATAAAAGCAGAAAGAGCAATTTTACAGGCTGCAGACGAAGTTCTGGCAACAACCAACAATGAAAAACAGTTGATTCAACATAACGTCAACTCTCCTTCTCCTATAAAAGTAATCCCCATTGGAGTTGACCAAGCATTTAAAGTGCGTGGAATCCGTACACATCTTAGAAAAAAGGCCGGCTATGACGCCCCCCTCTTTGTTTTCGCCGGCAGATTGGAAGAAACAAAAGGCATTTTCACTTTGTTGGAAGCATTCCAATTGCTCATCCAAAAAGGCGACGAAAGTTTAAGACCACGGCTTTTGATTGCCGGCGGCGAAGAGGATGCTATTGATGCGGAAACGCGTTTGCCGCTTGATGAAAAATTGCGCAATGCCGTCAAAGGAATCGAAGCACACGTGGAATTTTTAGGGCCGCAATCGCAAGAGCAGCTTTCCCTGTTGTTTAATATTGCGACTGCAACCATTGTTCCAAGTTATTACGAATCGTTTGGCATGGTGGCAGCTGAAGCACAAGCCTGCGGAAGCCCGGTAATCGCCTCCGATGTCGGCGGATTGAAAAATGTGGTGCAAAACGGCATCACCGGACTTTTAGTTGATCCGAAAAACGAAATAGATTTGGCCATTGCAATGGAAGTATTGTCGAAAAACACATTGTTGGTTGAACGCTTAAGCCGCCAGGCAGTGCGTATTGCCAGCCGTGATTTTGACTGGACATCTATTTCAAATCGTGTCAATTCAATGTATGAGGTGATTACAAGTGCAGAAAACAAAACATATACTGGCAACCGACCTGGATGGAACACTGGTGGGTGA
- a CDS encoding MFS transporter produces MSEAAKLKRASYHLYTFTVSKLISTFGSSVYAFGISLYVLALTGSAASFAINLISSILPRTILAPLAGYAADNYSKKKLIIASQLGGILSVGGLLGYSMIAGLSLPAIYTATALVSVFSMFNGVTFSASIANLIDSDRIQKAMGFNQSAVSLAAIGGPVIGGALFGFVSMNVFLVIEIAAYFIALSLEATMNFKLFTTVEAKSKEQPKPSVIQGMKEGVAYLRTNRVIMVIVTTAIGLNFFFSALMIGLPFIAIQQLKVESAHFGVIEAMIAVGMLAGSIYFSVRKEVKFPLLFSKRAILMMSVLLAALGLPLILEFSYNLNVGYLIILVLAFGVSNVCVNTPIGIMMQKDVDEEYRGRVFGILESMAMAMMPLGYLLFGLLYDQVPAEYVVLGSSLCLIVLTAYMIRTSVIKEAYPALGNSSDSVILQKQ; encoded by the coding sequence ATGTCAGAAGCGGCAAAGCTTAAACGGGCAAGTTACCATTTGTACACATTCACGGTCAGTAAATTGATTTCAACTTTCGGCAGCAGTGTTTATGCATTCGGGATTAGCTTATACGTGTTAGCTTTAACGGGATCGGCTGCGAGTTTTGCCATCAATCTCATCAGCAGTATTTTGCCTCGGACAATTTTGGCACCGCTTGCCGGGTATGCGGCCGATAATTATTCGAAGAAAAAGCTGATTATCGCATCGCAGCTCGGCGGTATTCTTTCAGTCGGCGGATTGCTGGGGTATAGCATGATTGCAGGGCTGTCGCTTCCGGCCATTTATACAGCAACGGCCTTGGTATCGGTTTTCTCCATGTTCAACGGTGTCACGTTTTCGGCATCCATCGCGAATTTGATCGATTCAGACCGCATCCAAAAAGCGATGGGATTTAACCAATCGGCGGTTTCCCTTGCGGCGATCGGCGGACCTGTCATCGGAGGTGCTTTGTTCGGATTTGTTTCCATGAATGTTTTTCTCGTCATTGAAATTGCCGCTTACTTCATCGCACTTTCCCTGGAAGCGACGATGAACTTCAAATTGTTTACCACTGTTGAAGCGAAGTCGAAAGAACAGCCGAAACCATCGGTCATTCAAGGCATGAAAGAAGGCGTCGCTTATTTAAGAACCAACCGGGTGATCATGGTCATTGTGACGACCGCTATCGGGCTGAATTTCTTTTTCTCTGCATTGATGATCGGCTTGCCGTTTATCGCGATTCAGCAATTAAAAGTGGAGTCGGCTCATTTTGGTGTAATCGAAGCCATGATTGCGGTCGGCATGCTGGCGGGATCCATTTACTTCTCTGTCCGAAAAGAAGTGAAGTTTCCGCTGCTGTTTTCCAAGCGAGCCATTCTGATGATGTCCGTGCTTCTTGCTGCCCTTGGTTTGCCGCTCATCTTAGAATTTTCTTATAACCTGAACGTCGGCTACTTGATCATTCTGGTGCTCGCTTTCGGTGTGTCGAATGTGTGTGTGAATACACCGATTGGCATCATGATGCAAAAAGACGTCGACGAGGAATACCGCGGACGCGTCTTCGGAATCCTGGAATCGATGGCAATGGCGATGATGCCGCTTGGGTATCTGTTATTCGGCTTGCTGTATGATCAGGTTCCGGCCGAATACGTGGTTTTGGGAAGCAGCCTGTGCCTAATCGTTTTAACCGCATATATGATCCGGACAAGCGTGATCAAAGAAGCATACCCTGCACTTGGCAATTCTTCCGACAGCGTGATTCTGCAAAAACAATAA
- a CDS encoding HAD-IIB family hydrolase: MQKTKHILATDLDGTLVGDPDGLQQLLEFYEEQVYDVSLIYITGRYFDSALSLIEEENLPVPDILVTDVGSSIYVGNSFDKDLEWQKRIKANWMPEEIHAIAATVPGLTKQPMFLENRCSYYVSDEKPVEEFRNKLAASGIPHKLIFSGGKDVDIVPMESGKGRALQYLLDKYKVEDAKLLVAGDSGNDLEMLTLGFPSVIVGNAQPELLESDEHPRIFRAKKGFAGGIHEAWTHFHSE; this comes from the coding sequence GTGCAGAAAACAAAACATATACTGGCAACCGACCTGGATGGAACACTGGTGGGTGACCCAGACGGCCTTCAGCAATTGCTGGAGTTTTACGAAGAACAGGTTTACGACGTTTCCTTGATTTACATCACCGGCCGGTACTTTGATTCCGCCTTGTCGCTGATCGAAGAAGAAAATCTTCCGGTTCCGGATATCTTGGTTACCGATGTCGGCTCAAGCATTTATGTCGGCAACTCCTTCGACAAAGACCTGGAATGGCAAAAACGGATCAAAGCTAATTGGATGCCGGAAGAAATTCACGCCATTGCTGCGACCGTTCCCGGCCTTACCAAGCAGCCAATGTTTCTGGAAAACCGCTGTTCATACTATGTTTCAGATGAAAAGCCTGTTGAAGAGTTCAGGAACAAGCTAGCTGCGTCTGGCATACCGCATAAATTGATTTTCAGCGGCGGCAAAGACGTGGACATTGTGCCTATGGAAAGCGGCAAAGGCCGCGCTCTTCAATATCTTTTGGATAAATACAAAGTGGAAGATGCCAAACTGCTTGTTGCCGGTGATTCGGGCAATGATCTGGAAATGCTGACGCTCGGCTTCCCTTCCGTTATTGTGGGCAATGCCCAGCCTGAACTGTTGGAAAGTGATGAGCATCCCCGTATTTTCCGAGCGAAAAAAGGCTTTGCCGGAGGCATACACGAGGCATGGACCCACTTTCATTCCGAATAA
- a CDS encoding NAD(P)/FAD-dependent oxidoreductase, with the protein MKSVIIIGSGILGASAAYHAARLGSAVTLIDRQDAGQATGAAAGIVCPWISQRRNKAWYGLAKSGAAYYPELITELEQLGESDTGYKQVGIVSIHEESKLDKMEAKAYERREEAPEMGEINRLSPLQTKELFPFASDEYGSLFVSGAARVEGHAVRDALIRVAVKLGARKVTGNAKLIVEDSQVTGVRTETEEFFADSIVSVGGAWAAELFEPLGLALDIVPQKAQILHMHVEEDSAVDWPVAMVPYGLYVVPFSGGRIVAGATHENDAGFDTKLTAGGIHHILDKTLDAAPGLAAAEVTGAGTGFRPSTQSALPVIGRVPGQQNLYMANGLGSSGLTAGPYLGKELAKLALGQPIDIDLSLYKVEEVFRGK; encoded by the coding sequence ATGAAATCAGTCATCATTATCGGCTCTGGCATTCTGGGTGCCTCTGCCGCTTATCACGCGGCCAGATTAGGTTCAGCTGTCACTTTGATCGACCGCCAAGATGCCGGACAAGCGACCGGTGCAGCGGCAGGCATCGTCTGCCCTTGGATATCGCAGCGCAGAAACAAGGCATGGTACGGCCTGGCAAAAAGTGGAGCCGCTTATTATCCAGAGTTAATAACGGAACTGGAACAATTAGGTGAATCAGATACCGGCTATAAGCAAGTCGGGATTGTCAGCATTCATGAAGAAAGCAAATTGGATAAAATGGAAGCGAAAGCATATGAGCGGCGGGAAGAGGCTCCGGAAATGGGGGAAATCAACCGTTTGTCTCCCCTTCAAACGAAAGAGTTGTTTCCTTTTGCTTCTGATGAATATGGGTCTCTGTTTGTCAGCGGCGCGGCACGCGTGGAAGGCCATGCCGTCAGAGATGCTTTAATCCGTGTGGCTGTAAAACTTGGGGCCAGAAAAGTTACCGGCAACGCCAAACTAATTGTGGAAGATTCACAAGTGACAGGAGTCCGGACGGAAACAGAAGAATTTTTTGCAGACAGCATCGTCTCGGTAGGCGGCGCATGGGCAGCTGAGTTGTTTGAACCGCTTGGACTGGCTTTGGACATTGTTCCGCAAAAAGCTCAAATTCTTCACATGCATGTAGAAGAAGACTCCGCGGTTGACTGGCCGGTAGCAATGGTGCCGTACGGCTTGTATGTTGTGCCTTTTTCAGGCGGCCGCATTGTGGCTGGTGCAACACATGAAAATGATGCGGGGTTTGATACAAAGCTGACCGCGGGCGGCATCCATCACATTCTGGATAAAACATTGGACGCTGCTCCGGGGCTTGCGGCTGCAGAAGTGACGGGAGCTGGCACCGGATTCAGGCCATCCACCCAAAGCGCGCTGCCGGTGATTGGGCGGGTCCCTGGCCAACAAAATTTGTATATGGCCAATGGCCTCGGTTCTTCGGGCTTAACGGCCGGCCCTTATCTCGGCAAAGAATTGGCGAAACTGGCGCTCGGGCAACCTATCGACATCGATTTGAGTCTTTATAAAGTAGAAGAAGTATTCCGTGGAAAATAG